cGTTATGACAGGAAAAATTGGCatcaatgccttggaaaaaaaaaaaaaattcaagtatatgcataaacccaaatagaaaataaaacatttatcaaataagcatgtgtcctattctatGTGTTATAAACTTCTGAAACATgggtctcattttagagcagtcaatgcagtttatgaaagaagtcaattaaatctgtatgtgggcgtgtgtgtgtgtgtgtgtgtgtaaaaattctgatgtaaccccctttgtaatcattaacattttcaaaagtaagtAATTTCATTACACACTCATTCATtacgtaattccattacatgtaattagttactccccaacactgataatagcctaataatacattaaatattttggaaCATCCACTAGTTTTATGAATATTCCAAAATTCAGATTATAGTTCAACAAATAAACTGTCATTGGACGCTACATCTTCATCATATGAGAACTGTTAGGCCTaatcccttacaaaaattaaccatggttttaacAAACCGTTAAACTACAGTAACCACAAGTTattggttttgctacactaaccatagttaaaccatggtactAAAGTAAAACTGTGGTCATACAATTATCAGTAATCAATAggccaaaaacataaaaaaaaaaattgccattCAATTTCACTGTATTGTTCACATCACTGAGGCAGATAAAAAGTCCACTAGATAAATGGTAggagaatataaataaatatttaatcatatttaagcATATTTACAATTACACAAAGTAAATTCATTAACAAAAATCCCAACATAATTTTTTGTTCTATGAATGTTTGGATTTGGATattctttatattattttgccCTGATAAACTCCTTGACTGAACTGGCagggtgttttgggtcattgtcctgaTGCAATGTGAAGCACTTTCTGATGAGTCTGATGGCATTTTCTTGAACTTTGGTTGCCAAGATGGATTTGTACCCTTCCAAATTCATTCTGCTGCTATCATCATACATTAAGTCTTCATGAAAATTGAGAGGGATTGTTCCAGAAGCAGCCATCAACTCCTGTTGTACAATTGTCCTCTTTTGTGTAAAGAAATAAGTATCCAGACAATTCTCTCCCACTTGGTTTCATTGTCACCATTAAAAACCATAATCTTCCAGGATTCACCCACAAATTAAACTTGGCTCCAACTTCACTTATGAAGAGTTTAATAAATCCTATGTACAAAAAATCCTTtacaattatatacaatatactcATTAGAAATATCATACAGAGAGTTTTCACACAATATGTGAGCAACATGCATccaagtttatatatttatcatattatatattataaaagttatttgttttgttacattCAGATGCATTAAAAAGTTGCCTTTATATCAAAGACATTATTTcactcaaaatgtattacaatccTGTGCTGTCAGTAAAAAGTCTCAAATTGCAGTGAAAGGTCTGAAGTAGCCCAAAGGGTAAAATATGTACACACCTATCTAAATTTAACATGGTAATATGAATGCAATTATGAATTAATGATTTACTCATAAGAAATGATATCCTCTGCTGAATCATGTCACTGCAAATGCAACCATTGTTCTTATGAGTAAAAGCTGAATTCTTCTTGTGTGTGAAGCAACAGAAAGTTTGCTTTACAAATGTCATATTCAGATGTGTATACACATAAATAATAGAGCATTTTAAGCAGCTCGTGTTAAAATCCAAGTCACTGTAACGTTGCCTGTGTAAACTCCTGTATCCCCAACACACATCAGCGCGTGTTCACTGCGAGTTCATTTTTGTTGATTCTGTTCACTTTCATTTGTCTGTGATCCCATATCCACCATCATTTAAAACCTGTCAGTACAAAATTGAACACATAGTAACAGATGCATTATTTAGGATTACTGCTGACACACATCTGTATTGAAGTTCAAATGACTGattatttgatatattaatCATCACAACTTACTGCAGTGCCTTCAGTTTATACTGTGGATTAACTTTTAAAGCGGAAAGCAGCATCACACCTCCATCTTCTATATAATTCCCAGacagatccagttctctcagcTGTGAGTTTGATCTCAAAGCTGAATTCAGAGctgcacaaccttcatctgtgatgCCACAATTAAacaacctgtagagaacaatgacacactcTTCACTCTCAGTTCAGCAGGAACTACTGTACAACCACAACAACATTATAAAACTAAAGTGAACCTGTTATCACTCATGCATGGTAAATAATGGTGCTGTGTAGATTCAAATGCTTGTATTTACCATTTTGTAGAGTTTACCTTTAGTTAACATGATAGGAGATATTTAATCTGGTTTCAACTAGCTTAAAGCTGTAACTGTTGCATGTTGAATTCAAATGGGCTAAGCGCTGATTATCATTTCAAGTGGCAAGTTTGTTAGGGCTGTGTGAGAGACACTGGTCTGGTGTAGTCCAGCTGTTGCGGTGCACGGTTTAATCAGGTATCACTGTTTCATTGGCTTttggtgtttgtttttgtcatgcGCTCCAGTAAAGCCACGACAGTTAAAgtacaaagacatttttatcgCGCATATCGCTCATTTTGTAGAGAAATAGCGCAGACACTGGCCAAGGACTGTAGCTGTCCACCCACCTACTGGtgattttaggtttatattcaaagtatattttttcttttttttcccccacaatcattttaaatattactatagaatattttgtttttacaccaTCAAATATTACTAACGCATTTGTAACTGTAGATCAACTGCATTAATGTCCTGCATTAAATAGTCTGTATAAATGCATCTAgatgccacttcagatgcaggTCCTGTGCATTGCAAACAAATTGTGctgatgctgatttcatttgattggtaacagccctatagtgcttactatttatatttactgattaaatttaagaatttgacaaaatgatgatgatgcatacatttaattagattagaaaaaaaaaaagccttataaaggtaaaaatgcccATATAAggttaaacttattttaaactttaatttctgtttaaaaagttaatttctgttaCTCCTGCAAACTAACCAATATCAAAGCTGTCCACTGCCTTCCTAAACCTGTCAAGgtaccagcacaataacatgCTATCATCCTTTTTTTTGTCTCGTTATCgacaaaattacagaaaatatctagctcatttttaccattataagGTATTTGTGCAaaaactttggaaaaaataatgtttaaaaaccaTATATAAGAATAAATCTTCCTTTGAAGTCCCCTTTAAATCTATAATCTGTGGGTTTAATGTTctattatttacttttgctTTGTGTGTTAATTTAAAGCTATAATCTCATACAGACccttaaaataatgtgattatTTACTCAGGAATAGTGCAAGATCTTACTTCAGTTTCTCCAGTTTGCAGCGAGGATCcttcagtccatcagagagCAACATCAGACCTACATCTCCTACGTTATTCCCAGacagatccagttctctcaggtgtgaggattttgatctcagagctgaactCAGAGCAGCACAACATTCAGTTGTGGTGCCACAATCACTCAACCTGCAGAAAACAATCACAATGTTTACAGTGACAGAAAACCGTTTATGACATGAAAACAGCATCTGAGTGAACATGCACTGTGTCACTCTGCTGGTATTGTAAAATGTCTTCTCCTTCTTGGTTGTAACACaatgtcatcatcatcatgtgcCATCACTTCATTCAAAATTATTGTGCATTTCcaaaatatcacatttacattttcatgcTGAAATACACAGACAGTCACACCTCAGTGTCTCTAGTTCACAGCGACGATCCTTCAGTCCTTCAGAGAGCAGTGTCAGACCTCTATCTCTTAGTTTATTCCCAGacagatccagttctctcaggtgtgagtttgatctcagagctgaactcagagcagcacaaccttcatctgtgacaccacaatcACTCAACCTGCAGAACACACACTCTTCAATCTCAGTTCAGCATAAACTCTTCAACACAGAGACATTATAGTTCAGCTCATgtcagtgttattattattttgacccatgtCTATGAGTTAAGATTGTCTGGTTGCATGCCTTGTGTTTTTTCCCCATTGTCTTTCCTTCACTACTCTCAGGCCAAATCACCACCAAATGCAGCTTGTTTGTGAGAGTGTGACTGAGGGGCTGTTTACATGACACCATTTTCCAACTAAAAATGGAAAACTTATGTAATTTGGGGGCCTGCAAaagcaaacttttaaaaaacttcAAAGTGCAAGTACTATTTTTGTACctagtgtaaaaaaacagatttattaaaagaaatgaaattaattattatttattaaaagaaatgagcataaaatatgtaaattccAAAAACAATACACACCTGTGCCAAAATGTATTCAGTTACCATTAACACAGGcaagatgataaaaaaaaattaaaaaaaaaaaaaaaaaaaaacttaaaaagacagaaatgtcCATAAGGTCGCACAagcattaatgtaaaatatctgaGTGATCTGAacaacatgataacaacattgTTTCAATTGAGATCACTGTATGACCTTACTTCAgtatctccagtttacagtgaggatCCTTCAGTCCATCAGAGATCAGCTTCACACCTGCATCTCCTACATTATTCTTAGacagatccagttctctcaggtgtgaggagtttgatttcagagctgaactcagagcagcacaaccttcatctgtgacgcCACACTGACTCAACCTGTAAAGAACAATGACACTTCACTCAGTTCAACAGAaatgacacaaacacagagagacTACAAGATTATAATACTGAATACTAAATCTGTgtcagtttaatgtttttattaggttttgATTACTTTTGGTTTATGTTAATGTGTGATCTGAACATTATGATTATAGACCCTTGATATACATAATCTTACTTCATtatctccagtttacagtgaggatccttcagtccatcagagagCAGCTTTAGACCTGCATCTCCTAGATTATTTTCAGAcagattcagttctctcaggtttGAAgagtttgatctcagagctgaactCAGAGAAGCACAAACTTCAACTGCGATGCCACAATTAACCAACCTGCAGAACAACAACACACTCTTTACTCTCTTAGTTCATGACACCAAGATCAATTTAACATTGTGCTTCATCAACATAGTGATTACAGTGGTTGCAaccataaaatttaaatgtacacaGAGTCATAGAGCAAAAACAACAGTATTAATACCTTTAAAAATGGTAAtggtaaaatttacaaaaacgTCAGAAGGTAACTATATATTAGAAGACTGGAGATATTCTTACTAGAGcacaaacatttacaaacaaCCCAAGTGACAGACATTCAAAACCCAAtcctttaaattaaacttaaactCTAAAAAAAGGTTCACTGTTAATGTGGAAAAGAAGAGACAACCAAGTGTGTCTTTTGTCTAAAGAATAAGGCCAAATTAATACTAACACTGACAACAAAGAATAGATCATCAATGTGctataatttaaacatttgatGATTACACTCAGTGCTACTTACTCTGCTGATCTGGAGGCTTCAACTACAGGCAAGAGCTTCAGAAGAACTTCATTATATGTTATGGGGTTTTGTTCGTAACTGCTGCTTATGTATTTACTCAAATCAAAATGATCCAGCTGCTCTGAGGtcaacaaaacaaagacaacagCTGACCACTGTGTCGAGGACAATCTTGTGCTTGAAAGATCTCCAGATCTGAGATACTTCTGGACTTCATTTACGAGAGACTGATCACCCAGTTCATTTAAACAAtggaacagattgatggatttctctggtgattcattcattctcattctcattttaatgtacTCAATCGTGTTCTCTTTGCTGCAcgagatgtttctaacatgtgtCAAAAGGCTTTTCACAAGCATCTGATTAGACTCCAGTGAGAGACCCAGAAGAAATCGGAGGAAAAGGTCCAACTGTCCATTCTTACTCTGTAAAGTCTTGTCCACGGCTCTCTGATGCAGGTCAGATATTGTGTGACATGTGAACTCATGTGCATATTTTGAGCTGAGGCTTTCATTGAGCACATCTCTCTTGTACAGCAGGAATGAAAGCAGCACATATAGAGCTGCGAGATGCTCCTGAAtgctcagatgaacaaagcagaAGACTTTCCCCTGATACAAGCCAAACTCCTTtctgaagatctgagtgcacaaTCCTGAGTAAACTGATGCTTCAGTCTCATCAATGCCACAGTCACTCAGGTCTTCCTCATAGAAGATCAGGTTGCCTTTCACAAGCTGCTGGAAAGCCAGTTTTCCCAGTTTGAGGATCATGTCTTCATCTTTCATGTTATTCTCATAGTCCTTCCCATGTTTGATGTTGGTCTGAATgatcaggaagtgtgtgtacatttcaGTGAGAGTCCTGGGCATCTCTCCACTCTCTGCTTGACTCAACATCTTCTCCAGAacagtggctgagatccagcagaaaactgggatgtggcacatgatgaaGAGGCTCCTTGATGACTTCAGGTGTGAGATGATCCTGTAGGCCAGACTCTGATCATTGACTTTCTTCCAgaaatattcctccttctgtggCTCATTAAAGCCTCGTACCTCTGTTACTCGATGGACACAGTCAGTGGGGATgagatcagctgctgctggtctggaggtgatccagatgagagcagagggaagcagattccCCACAATCAGGTTCGTCAGCAGCACATCTAATGAGGCCGATTCATTTACATCACACAACCTCACATTGCTCTGAAAATCCAGAAACAGTCGacactcatccagaccatcaaagatgaacaacatTTTATACTCATCACTGAAAACCCTCATTTCTTTGGTCTCAGGGAAAAAAATCCATGAAAGTTCTAAAAGACTGAGTGTTTTGTCCTTCATCAAGTTGATCTctctgaaaggaagtggaaatatgaTCTGGACGTCCTGATTCTCTTtcccttcagcccagtccaggatgaacttctgcacagagactgtttttccaatgccagcgactccctttgtcagcacagttctAATGGGTTTGTCTTGTCCAGGTAAAGGTCTGaagatgtcattgcatttgatctgtgtgtcctctgttgctgctctcctggattgtgtctcaatctgtctcacctcatgctcattattgatctctccactctcactctctgtgatgtagagctctgtgtagatctcattcagCAGTGTTG
This genomic window from Labeo rohita strain BAU-BD-2019 chromosome 1, IGBB_LRoh.1.0, whole genome shotgun sequence contains:
- the LOC127168801 gene encoding NACHT, LRR and PYD domains-containing protein 12 isoform X26 — its product is MERGDHLHEDVSTDAFPHSSVQKQRPKSPEPSCVSERSDWSMDLPCNFSGHTDPRFRPDPPEHSCVSVRSDWSMDLPCNFSGHTDPRSRPNPPEPSCVSMRSDWSMDLPCNFSGHTDRLSSSVLKQRPKSPEPSCVSVRSDWSMDLPCNFSGHTDPRFRSNPSEPSCVSLKSNRSLDLPHNCSGHTDLSYSHDPQHVLKTFRSNVRKKFECLYEGTATQGNPTLLNEIYTELYITESESGEINNEHEVRQIETQSRRAATEDTQIKCNDIFRPLPGQDKPIRTVLTKGVAGIGKTVSVQKFILDWAEGKENQDVQIIFPLPFREINLMKDKTLSLLELSWIFFPETKEMRVFSDEYKMLFIFDGLDECRLFLDFQSNVRLCDVNESASLDVLLTNLIVGNLLPSALIWITSRPAAADLIPTDCVHRVTEVRGFNEPQKEEYFWKKVNDQSLAYRIISHLKSSRSLFIMCHIPVFCWISATVLEKMLSQAESGEMPRTLTEMYTHFLIIQTNIKHGKDYENNMKDEDMILKLGKLAFQQLVKGNLIFYEEDLSDCGIDETEASVYSGLCTQIFRKEFGLYQGKVFCFVHLSIQEHLAALYVLLSFLLYKRDVLNESLSSKYAHEFTCHTISDLHQRAVDKTLQSKNGQLDLFLRFLLGLSLESNQMLVKSLLTHVRNISCSKENTIEYIKMRMRMNESPEKSINLFHCLNELGDQSLVNEVQKYLRSGDLSSTRLSSTQWSAVVFVLLTSEQLDHFDLSKYISSSYEQNPITYNEVLLKLLPVVEASRSAELVNCGIAVEVCASLSSALRSNSSNLRELNLSENNLGDAGLKLLSDGLKDPHCKLEIMKLSQCGVTDEGCAALSSALKSNSSHLRELDLSKNNVGDAGVKLISDGLKDPHCKLEILKLSDCGVTDEGCAALSSALRSNSHLRELDLSGNKLRDRGLTLLSEGLKDRRCELETLRLSDCGTTTECCAALSSALRSKSSHLRELDLSGNNVGDVGLMLLSDGLKDPRCKLEKLKLFNCGITDEGCAALSSALRSNSSHLRELDLSWNDLGVAGLTLISDELKDPHCKLEILRLSCCDVTDKGCAILSSALRSNSSHLRELDLSWNKLGVAGLMLLSDGLKDPHCKLEKLMLSFCGVTDEGCAVLSSALRSNSSHLRELDLFGNNLEQSSVKLLSALKDDPHHKLKTLL
- the LOC127168801 gene encoding NACHT, LRR and PYD domains-containing protein 12 isoform X27; the protein is MERGDHLHEDVSTDAFPHSSVQKQRPKSPEPSCVSERSDWSMDLPCNFSGHTDPRFRPDPPEHSCVSVRSDWSMDLPCNFSGHTDPRSRPNPPEPSCVSMRSDWSMDLPCNFSGHTDRLSSSVLKQRPKSPEPSCVSVRSDWSMDLPCNFSGHTDPRFRSNPSEPSCVSLKSNRSLDLPHNCSGHTDLSYSHDPQHVLKTFRSNVRKKFECLYEGTATQGNPTLLNEIYTELYITESESGEINNEHEVRQIETQSRRAATEDTQIKCNDIFRPLPGQDKPIRTVLTKGVAGIGKTVSVQKFILDWAEGKENQDVQIIFPLPFREINLMKDKTLSLLELSWIFFPETKEMRVFSDEYKMLFIFDGLDECRLFLDFQSNVRLCDVNESASLDVLLTNLIVGNLLPSALIWITSRPAAADLIPTDCVHRVTEVRGFNEPQKEEYFWKKVNDQSLAYRIISHLKSSRSLFIMCHIPVFCWISATVLEKMLSQAESGEMPRTLTEMYTHFLIIQTNIKHGKDYENNMKDEDMILKLGKLAFQQLVKGNLIFYEEDLSDCGIDETEASVYSGLCTQIFRKEFGLYQGKVFCFVHLSIQEHLAALYVLLSFLLYKRDVLNESLSSKYAHEFTCHTISDLHQRAVDKTLQSKNGQLDLFLRFLLGLSLESNQMLVKSLLTHVRNISCSKENTIEYIKMRMRMNESPEKSINLFHCLNELGDQSLVNEVQKYLRSGDLSSTRLSSTQWSAVVFVLLTSEQLDHFDLSKYISSSYEQNPITYNEVLLKLLPVVEASRSAELVNCGIAVEVCASLSSALRSNSSNLRELNLSENNLGDAGLKLLSDGLKDPHCKLEIMKLSQCGVTDEGCAALSSALKSNSSHLRELDLSKNNVGDAGVKLISDGLKDPHCKLEILKLSDCGVTDEGCAALSSALRSNSHLRELDLSGNKLRDRGLTLLSEGLKDRRCELETLRLSDCGTTTECCAALSSALRSKSSHLRELDLSGNNVGDVGLMLLSDGLKDPRCKLEKLKLFNCGITDEGCAALSSALRSNSSHLRELDLSWNKLGVAGLTLISDELKDPHCKLEILRLSCCDVTDKGCAILSSALRSNSSHLRELDLSWNKLGVAGLMLLSDGLKDPHCKLEKLMLSFCGVTDEGCAVLSSALRSNSSHLRELDLFGNNLEQSSVKLLSALKDDPHHKLKTLL
- the LOC127168801 gene encoding NACHT, LRR and PYD domains-containing protein 12 isoform X8, producing MERGDHLHEDVSTDAFPHSSVQKQRPKSPEPSCVSERSDWSMDLPCNFSGHTDPRFRPDPPEHSCVSVRSDWSMDLPCNFSGHTDPRSRPNPPEPSCVSMRSDWSMDLPCNFSGHTDRLSSSVLKQRPKSPEPSCVSVRSDWSMDLPCNFSGHTDPRFRSNPSEPSCVSLKSNRSLDLPHNCSGHTDLSYSHDPQHVLKTFRSNVRKKFECLYEGTATQGNPTLLNEIYTELYITESESGEINNEHEVRQIETQSRRAATEDTQIKCNDIFRPLPGQDKPIRTVLTKGVAGIGKTVSVQKFILDWAEGKENQDVQIIFPLPFREINLMKDKTLSLLELSWIFFPETKEMRVFSDEYKMLFIFDGLDECRLFLDFQSNVRLCDVNESASLDVLLTNLIVGNLLPSALIWITSRPAAADLIPTDCVHRVTEVRGFNEPQKEEYFWKKVNDQSLAYRIISHLKSSRSLFIMCHIPVFCWISATVLEKMLSQAESGEMPRTLTEMYTHFLIIQTNIKHGKDYENNMKDEDMILKLGKLAFQQLVKGNLIFYEEDLSDCGIDETEASVYSGLCTQIFRKEFGLYQGKVFCFVHLSIQEHLAALYVLLSFLLYKRDVLNESLSSKYAHEFTCHTISDLHQRAVDKTLQSKNGQLDLFLRFLLGLSLESNQMLVKSLLTHVRNISCSKENTIEYIKMRMRMNESPEKSINLFHCLNELGDQSLVNEVQKYLRSGDLSSTRLSSTQWSAVVFVLLTSEQLDHFDLSKYISSSYEQNPITYNEVLLKLLPVVEASRSAELVNCGIAVEVCASLSSALRSNSSNLRELNLSENNLGDAGLKLLSDGLKDPHCKLEIMKLSQCGVTDEGCAALSSALKSNSSHLRELDLSKNNVGDAGVKLISDGLKDPHCKLEILKLSDCGVTDEGCAALSSALRSNSHLRELDLSGNKLRDRGLTLLSEGLKDRRCELETLRLSDCGTTTECCAALSSALRSKSSHLRELDLSGNNVGDVGLMLLSDGLKDPRCKLEKLKLFNCGITDEGCAALSSALRSNSSQLRELNLSVNKLGVAGLTLISDGLKDPHCKLEKLTLCYCGVTDEGCAALSSALRSNSSHLRELDLSWNKLGVAGLTLISDGLKDPHCKLEKLTLSYCGVTDEGCAALSSALRSNSSHLRELDLSWNDLGVAGLTLISDELKDPHCKLEILRLSCCDVTDKGCAILSSALRSNSSHLRELDLSWNKLGVAGLMLLSDGLKDPHCKLEKLMLSFCGVTDEGCAVLSSALRSNSSHLRELDLFGNNLEQSSVKLLSALKDDPHHKLKTLL
- the LOC127168801 gene encoding NACHT, LRR and PYD domains-containing protein 12 isoform X14, producing the protein MERGDHLHEDVSTDAFPHSSVQKQRPKSPEPSCVSERSDWSMDLPCNFSGHTDPRFRPDPPEHSCVSVRSDWSMDLPCNFSGHTDPRSRPNPPEPSCVSMRSDWSMDLPCNFSGHTDRLSSSVLKQRPKSPEPSCVSVRSDWSMDLPCNFSGHTDPRFRSNPSEPSCVSLKSNRSLDLPHNCSGHTDLSYSHDPQHVLKTFRSNVRKKFECLYEGTATQGNPTLLNEIYTELYITESESGEINNEHEVRQIETQSRRAATEDTQIKCNDIFRPLPGQDKPIRTVLTKGVAGIGKTVSVQKFILDWAEGKENQDVQIIFPLPFREINLMKDKTLSLLELSWIFFPETKEMRVFSDEYKMLFIFDGLDECRLFLDFQSNVRLCDVNESASLDVLLTNLIVGNLLPSALIWITSRPAAADLIPTDCVHRVTEVRGFNEPQKEEYFWKKVNDQSLAYRIISHLKSSRSLFIMCHIPVFCWISATVLEKMLSQAESGEMPRTLTEMYTHFLIIQTNIKHGKDYENNMKDEDMILKLGKLAFQQLVKGNLIFYEEDLSDCGIDETEASVYSGLCTQIFRKEFGLYQGKVFCFVHLSIQEHLAALYVLLSFLLYKRDVLNESLSSKYAHEFTCHTISDLHQRAVDKTLQSKNGQLDLFLRFLLGLSLESNQMLVKSLLTHVRNISCSKENTIEYIKMRMRMNESPEKSINLFHCLNELGDQSLVNEVQKYLRSGDLSSTRLSSTQWSAVVFVLLTSEQLDHFDLSKYISSSYEQNPITYNEVLLKLLPVVEASRSAELVNCGIAVEVCASLSSALRSNSSNLRELNLSENNLGDAGLKLLSDGLKDPHCKLEIMKLSQCGVTDEGCAALSSALKSNSSHLRELDLSKNNVGDAGVKLISDGLKDPHCKLEILKLSDCGVTDEGCAALSSALRSNSHLRELDLSGNKLRDRGLTLLSEGLKDRRCELETLRLSDCGTTTECCAALSSALRSKSSHLRELDLSGNNVGDVGLMLLSDGLKDPRCKLEKLKLFNCGITDEGCAALSSALRSNSSQLRELNLSVNKLGVAGLTLISDGLKDPHCKLEKLTLCGCGVTDEGCAALSSALRSNSSHLRELDLSENKLGVAGLTLISDGLKDPHCKLEKLTLCYCGVTDEGCAALSSALRSNSSHLRELDLSWNKLGVAGLTLISDGLKDPHCKLEKLTLSYCGVTDEGCAVLSSALRSNSSHLRELDLFGNNLEQSSVKLLSALKDDPHHKLKTLL
- the LOC127168801 gene encoding NACHT, LRR and PYD domains-containing protein 12 isoform X10, producing the protein MERGDHLHEDVSTDAFPHSSVQKQRPKSPEPSCVSERSDWSMDLPCNFSGHTDPRFRPDPPEHSCVSVRSDWSMDLPCNFSGHTDPRSRPNPPEPSCVSMRSDWSMDLPCNFSGHTDRLSSSVLKQRPKSPEPSCVSVRSDWSMDLPCNFSGHTDPRFRSNPSEPSCVSLKSNRSLDLPHNCSGHTDLSYSHDPQHVLKTFRSNVRKKFECLYEGTATQGNPTLLNEIYTELYITESESGEINNEHEVRQIETQSRRAATEDTQIKCNDIFRPLPGQDKPIRTVLTKGVAGIGKTVSVQKFILDWAEGKENQDVQIIFPLPFREINLMKDKTLSLLELSWIFFPETKEMRVFSDEYKMLFIFDGLDECRLFLDFQSNVRLCDVNESASLDVLLTNLIVGNLLPSALIWITSRPAAADLIPTDCVHRVTEVRGFNEPQKEEYFWKKVNDQSLAYRIISHLKSSRSLFIMCHIPVFCWISATVLEKMLSQAESGEMPRTLTEMYTHFLIIQTNIKHGKDYENNMKDEDMILKLGKLAFQQLVKGNLIFYEEDLSDCGIDETEASVYSGLCTQIFRKEFGLYQGKVFCFVHLSIQEHLAALYVLLSFLLYKRDVLNESLSSKYAHEFTCHTISDLHQRAVDKTLQSKNGQLDLFLRFLLGLSLESNQMLVKSLLTHVRNISCSKENTIEYIKMRMRMNESPEKSINLFHCLNELGDQSLVNEVQKYLRSGDLSSTRLSSTQWSAVVFVLLTSEQLDHFDLSKYISSSYEQNPITYNEVLLKLLPVVEASRSAELVNCGIAVEVCASLSSALRSNSSNLRELNLSENNLGDAGLKLLSDGLKDPHCKLEIMKLSQCGVTDEGCAALSSALKSNSSHLRELDLSKNNVGDAGVKLISDGLKDPHCKLEILKLSDCGVTDEGCAALSSALRSNSHLRELDLSGNKLRDRGLTLLSEGLKDRRCELETLRLSDCGTTTECCAALSSALRSKSSHLRELDLSGNNVGDVGLMLLSDGLKDPRCKLEKLKLFNCGITDEGCAALSSALRSNSSQLRELDLSDNKLGDAGLTLISDGLKDPHCKLEKLTLCYCGVTDEGCAALSSALRSNSSHLRELDLSWNKLGVAGLTLISDGLKDPHCKLEKLTLSYCGVTDEGCAALSSALRSNSSHLRELDLSWNDLGVAGLTLISDELKDPHCKLEILRLSCCDVTDKGCAILSSALRSNSSHLRELDLSWNKLGVAGLMLLSDGLKDPHCKLEKLMLSFCGVTDEGCAVLSSALRSNSSHLRELDLFGNNLEQSSVKLLSALKDDPHHKLKTLL
- the LOC127168801 gene encoding NACHT, LRR and PYD domains-containing protein 12 isoform X3; translation: MERGDHLHEDVSTDAFPHSSVQKQRPKSPEPSCVSERSDWSMDLPCNFSGHTDPRFRPDPPEHSCVSVRSDWSMDLPCNFSGHTDPRSSSVLKQRPKSPEPSCVSVRSDWSMDLPCNFSGHTDPRFRSNPSEPSCVSLKSNRSLDLPHNCSGHTDLSYSHDPQHVLKTFRSNVRKKFECLYEGTATQGNPTLLNEIYTELYITESESGEINNEHEVRQIETQSRRAATEDTQIKCNDIFRPLPGQDKPIRTVLTKGVAGIGKTVSVQKFILDWAEGKENQDVQIIFPLPFREINLMKDKTLSLLELSWIFFPETKEMRVFSDEYKMLFIFDGLDECRLFLDFQSNVRLCDVNESASLDVLLTNLIVGNLLPSALIWITSRPAAADLIPTDCVHRVTEVRGFNEPQKEEYFWKKVNDQSLAYRIISHLKSSRSLFIMCHIPVFCWISATVLEKMLSQAESGEMPRTLTEMYTHFLIIQTNIKHGKDYENNMKDEDMILKLGKLAFQQLVKGNLIFYEEDLSDCGIDETEASVYSGLCTQIFRKEFGLYQGKVFCFVHLSIQEHLAALYVLLSFLLYKRDVLNESLSSKYAHEFTCHTISDLHQRAVDKTLQSKNGQLDLFLRFLLGLSLESNQMLVKSLLTHVRNISCSKENTIEYIKMRMRMNESPEKSINLFHCLNELGDQSLVNEVQKYLRSGDLSSTRLSSTQWSAVVFVLLTSEQLDHFDLSKYISSSYEQNPITYNEVLLKLLPVVEASRSAELVNCGIAVEVCASLSSALRSNSSNLRELNLSENNLGDAGLKLLSDGLKDPHCKLEIMKLSQCGVTDEGCAALSSALKSNSSHLRELDLSKNNVGDAGVKLISDGLKDPHCKLEILKLSDCGVTDEGCAALSSALRSNSHLRELDLSGNKLRDRGLTLLSEGLKDRRCELETLRLSDCGTTTECCAALSSALRSKSSHLRELDLSGNNVGDVGLMLLSDGLKDPRCKLEKLKLFNCGITDEGCAALSSALRSNSSQLRELNLSVNKLGVAGLTLISDGLKDPHCKLEKLTLCGCGVTDEGCAALSSALRSNSSHLRELDLSENKLGVAGLTLISDGLKDPHCKLEKLTLCYCGVTDEGCAALSSALRSNSSHLRELDLSWNKLGVAGLTLISDGLKDPHCKLEKLTLSYCGVTDEGCAALSSALRSNSSHLRELDLSWNDLGVAGLTLISDELKDPHCKLEILRLSCCDVTDKGCAILSSALRSNSSHLRELDLSWNKLGVAGLMLLSDGLKDPHCKLEKLMLSFCGVTDEGCAVLSSALRSNSSHLRELDLFGNNLEQSSVKLLSALKDDPHHKLKTLL